The proteins below come from a single Candidatus Cloacimonadota bacterium genomic window:
- a CDS encoding response regulator, whose product MNAKIKIMIVEDSSIIAQLLRKELKLKGYEVCGLAPTGALAITMAKEKNPDVILMDIGLADNIDGIEAAEKIISYKNIPVIFLTGYNDEELKKRADKLNPAAYFLKPTGSYKLKAVIDSVMEKHYK is encoded by the coding sequence ATGAATGCAAAAATCAAGATTATGATTGTAGAAGATTCATCAATAATTGCTCAATTATTACGTAAAGAACTTAAATTGAAAGGTTATGAAGTGTGCGGTTTGGCTCCAACCGGAGCATTAGCCATCACAATGGCAAAAGAAAAGAACCCTGATGTAATACTGATGGATATCGGATTAGCCGATAACATTGATGGAATTGAGGCAGCCGAGAAAATCATTTCTTATAAAAATATTCCGGTTATCTTTTTGACCGGTTACAACGATGAAGAATTGAAAAAAAGAGCTGACAAACTCAACCCTGCTGCCTATTTTCTCAAACCGACAGGATCATATAAACTTAAAGCTGTGATTGATTCTGTAATGGAAAAGCATTATAAATAA